CATCCGATAGTCCTTGAGTAACTCAAGACCTTTGGCCTTTGATCGGAGGCTACTCACGTGGAGATGCGATACTTGGCTGACCCAGTCCGGTTTCAGCGCATGACGACCGTGGAGGTACGCCAGAGCTTTCTTGTCGACACCCTTTTCGTGCCGGACAAAATAGTGCTCGTGGGCGTTGACTTGGACAGAGCAATCGTGGGCTCGGCAGTGCCGAGGCGAAAACCTTTAGCGTTGCAAGAGACATCGTCCCCAAGCGGGTTCTCCTGCGAGCGGCGCGAGATGGGCATCCTCAACATTGGGGGCGAGGGCGTGGTTCGGGTAGACGGCGGCGCGCACCGACTAGCCAACAAGGATATCATCTACGTGGGCCAGGGAACTAAGCAGATAGTGTTCGAGAGCATAGACAAAACCACGCCGGCGGAGTTTTACCTGCTGAGTTATCCTGCGCACAGTGCG
This genomic stretch from candidate division KSB1 bacterium harbors:
- a CDS encoding 5-dehydro-4-deoxy-D-glucuronate isomerase (4-deoxy-L-threo-5-hexosulose-uronate ketol-isomerase; catalyzes the interconversion of 4-deoxy-L-threo-5-hexosulose uronate to 3-deoxy-D-glycero-2,5-hexodiulosonate), producing MEMRYLADPVRFQRMTTVEVRQSFLVDTLFVPDKIVLVGVDLDRAIVGSAVPRRKPLALQETSSPSGFSCERREMGILNIGGEGVVRVDGGAHRLANKDIIYVGQGTKQIVFESIDKTTPAEFYLLSYPAHSA